In Helianthus annuus cultivar XRQ/B chromosome 3, HanXRQr2.0-SUNRISE, whole genome shotgun sequence, a single window of DNA contains:
- the LOC118490209 gene encoding receptor-like protein kinase HERK 1 → MSLTNELQHLRIGLEAIKLATNNFGGGNYIGRGGFGRVYKGELVHSEGLTMVAVKRLDGAFGQGDTEFQKEIMMLFLYEHENIISLLGFCDERGEKILVYEYAPNKSLDLSLNSTDLTWIQRLKICVGAARGLEYLHDPKGSQQRLLHRDIKSSNILLDENWKAKISDFGLSKLGPANQQYTFLVSHALGTPGYCDPLYATMGLLTKESDVYSFGVVLFEVLCGRLCIKDKDERQAFVELAQQSFEQNTLNGIIFDHIKEQINPDSLKVFASIAYKCLKIDRKERPTMTQIVKELESAIETQLAPDYNKGKMLHGCEHYKRRCKLLAPCCNELFTCHHCHNKYTSSLNDPNRRHKMVLKDVTQVECLLCNTKQQVSQICIKCGVKMGEYFCAICKLYDDDISKQQFHCYDCGICRLGGRENFYHCQNCGGCLSVELRGFHVCSENAIKNDCPICHEYLFDSVKPIAAMYCGHIVHLGCYSKMRRKNQSPCLICSKSSFSRQVLEILYIVLLIYVVAIY, encoded by the exons ATGTCTCTCACAAATGAACTCCAACACCTTAGGATTGGACTTGAAGCTATAAAATTGGCCACCAACAACTTTGGTGGCGGAAACTACATTGGGAGAGGTGGATTTGGTAGGGTGTACAAAGGAGAACTTGTCCATTCTGAGGGGCTGACCATGGTAGCTGTAAAACGCCTAGATGGTGCGTTTGGTCAAGGAGACACAGAGTTTCAGAAGGAGATCATGATGCTTTTCCTTTACgaacatgaaaatattatctCTCTCTTGGGTTTTTGTGATGAGCGTGGTGAGAAAATATTAGTGTATGAGTATGCGCCTAATAAAAGTCTGGACTTGTCCCTAAATAGCACTGATCTCACATGGATTCAACGCCTCAAGATATGTGTTGGGGCTGCTCGTGGATTAGAGTATTTACATGATCCAAAGGGCTCACAACAGAGACTCTTACATCGTGATATTAAGAGTTCCAACATCTTGTTGGATGAAAACTGGAAAGCCAAGATTTCAGATTTTGGTCTTTCCAAACTTGGCCCCGCAAACCAACAGTACACATTTCTTGTGTCCCACGCACTGGGCACCCCGGGATATTGCGATCCTTTATATGCAACAATGGGACTTTTAACAAAAGAATCTGATGTTTACTCTTTTGGTGTTGTGTTATTTGAAGTCTTGTGTGGAAGGTTGTGCATCAAGGACAAAGATGAGCGTCAAGCCTTTGTAGAACTGGCACAACAAAGCTTTGAACAAAACACACTCAACGGAATTATTTTTGATCACATAAAGGAACAAATAAACCCAGATTCGTTGAAAGTGTTTGCGTCAATAGCATATAAGTGTTTAAAAATAGATCGTAAAGAACGGCCGACGATGACTCAGATTGTGAAAGAACTTGAAAGTGCAATTGAAACCCAA CTAGCACCAGATTACAATAAGGGGAAGATGCTACATGGGTGTGAGCACTATAAGAGGCGTTGCAAACTCCTTGCTCCTTGCTGTAACGAGTTATTCACCTGCCACCACTGCCACAACAAATACACAAGCTCATTAAATGACCCGAATAGAAGGCATAAAATGGTCTTGAAAGATGTTACTCAAGTTGAATGTTTGCTTTGTAACACCAAACAACAGGTCTCTCAGATTTGTATTAAATGTGGGGTTAAAATGGGTGAATACTTCTGCGCAATTTGCAAGttgtatgatgatgatatatCAAAGCAGCAGTTTCATTGTTATGATTGTGGCATATGCAGACTTGGCGGTCGTGAAAACTTTTATCATTGCCAGAACTGTGGAGGTTGCCTTAGTGTAGAGCTGCGAGGTTTTCATGTTTGTTCAGAGAACGCTATTAAAAACGACTGCCCCATATGTCATGAGTATCTCTTTGATTCAGTTAAGCCTATTGCAGCTATGTACTGTGGTCATATAGTGCATTTGGGTTGCTATTCGAAGATGAGAAGAAAAAATCAATCCCCATGTCTCATCTGCTCAAAGTCCTCATTTTCTAGACAAGTGTTAGAGATCTTGTATATTGTATTACTTATATACGTGGTTGCTATATATTAA
- the LOC110930074 gene encoding uncharacterized protein LOC110930074 produces METIFGEFQHLRIQLEDIKSATDNFNDRKLIGVGGFGKVYEGELCHHKGRSMVAFKRLDRKFGQGEPEFWKEVMMLSRYTHENLISLLGFCDQGNEMILVYEHASNGSLDRHLSSATFTWIRRIKTCLDAARGLSYLHDHKGTQQRVLHRDIKSSNILLDDNWNVKISDMGLSKIGPANQQHTALVTNVVGTLGYLDPMYMELGILTKESDVYSFGVVLFEVLCGRLCYDNSNGKFQSLVRMWKQKAKQKTLDEIIFQDLVQEMDPRSLEIFSDIAFQCLQKHREERPTMSVVVEKLETALEFQEIYEEMKHPLSYEKIIKTAVHPLMYKSEEELKSCLSKGILLNGGKTWFSLNNNGEHCEMISAAECIIRVKSSSAYDKFVSEKISRFPPGSCFQTWHGVYKAHVRTQFLSPHITYTVNLVFKDTDRVLVPTELRYVCIQYSMEGETGSCHACLADVREDGWMMAELFQFESERRNVDLEIRFGSGHYEDWCSYLIEGIEFRPIEKVEHVVLDDDNVDMQTISESDDTYWEKKLPNNYDDIIKCSEDDLKWTTKKELYSILCKGFLMSNGQGWFSLAKNGKRCLMLPARYTLLEKQWKWKHHEESRFEDVAYSPDQPFSIVYNIKTEILSPATTYACYLVYKLPENSPEVLDTYEFIMQVRENYDDKTNWRLQDEKCGFIYMLNPQTPVIRPKAGQNSHKPMNRPKLKGIPKQRSDGWMEVQVWEFQTGKSKEIISMRVSLGTIYYGFFKVLTVQGIEFRPE; encoded by the exons ATGGAGACTATCTTTGGGGAATTTCAACATCTTAGAATCCAACTTGAAGATATCAAATCAGCCACGGACAACTTTAATGACAGAAAACTAATCGGAGTTGGTGGTTTTGGGAAAGTGTATGAAGGAGAACTGTGTCACCATAAGGGGAGAAGCATGGTTGCTTTTAAGCGTCTAGACCGTAAATTTGGGCAAGGAGAACCTGAATTCTGGAAGGAGGTAATGATGCTATCTCGTTACACACATGAAAATCTAATCTCTCTACTGGGTTTTTGTGACCAAGGTAATGAGATGATCCTTGTTTACGAGCACGCATCCAATGGAAGCCTCGACCGCCATTTATCTTCCGCTACTTTCACATGGATTCGACGTATCAAGACATGCCTTGATGCCGCAAGGGGTCTAAGTTACCTACATGAtcacaagggcactcaacaaagAGTCCTCCACCGTGACATAAAGAGTTCCAACATCCTTCTCGATGATAATTGGAACGTAAAAATTTCTGACATGGGACTGTCAAAAATAGGGCCAGCTAATCAGCAGCACACGGCTCTTGTCACCAACGTTGTAGGTACCCTTGGGTACCTAGATCCAATGTATATGGAGTTGGGCATCCTGACGAAAGAGTCAGACGTATACTCTTTTGGTGTAGTCTTATTTGAAGTATTGTGTGGCAGACTATGCTATGATAATAGCAATGGTAAGTTCCAGAGTCTAGTGCGTATGTGGAAGCAAAAAGCCAAACAGAAGACGTTGGATGAGATTATCTTTCAAGATCTGGTGCAAGAAATGGATCCCAGGTCTTTGGAAATATTTTCAGACATTGCCTTTCAATGCCTGCAGAAACATCGTGAAGAACGACCAACAATGTCTGTTGTTGTGGAAAAGCTTGAGACTGCACTTGAATTTCAGGAGATTTACGAAGAGATGAAACATCCATTGAGTTATGAAAAGATAATTAAGACTGCAGTACATCCGCTGATGTACAAATCAGAAGAGGAACTCAAGTCGTGTCTCTCCAAAGGGATCCTCCTTAACGGTGGCAAAACA TGGTTTTCATTAAATAACAACGGAGAACACTGTGAAATGATATCTGCAGCAGAATGTATCATTAGAGTTAAAAGCTCCTCTGCCTATGATAAATTTGTATCTGAAAAGATTTCAAG ATTTCCCCCGGGCAGCTGCTTTCAAACATGGCACGGGGTATACAAAGCACATGTGAGAACTCAGTTCTTGTCACCACACATCACATACACAGTAAACCTTGTGTTCAAAGATACAGATAGAGTGTTGGTCCCTACTGAACTGAGATATGTATGCATTCAATACTCGATGGAAGGGGAGACAGGATCTTGTCATGCATGCCTGGCTGATGTGagagaagatggatggatgaTGGCTGAATTATTTCAGTTCGAAAGCGAAAGGAGAAATGTTGATCTGGAAATTCGGTTTGGGAGCGGTCATTACGAAGATTGGTGTAGCTATTTAATAGAAGGCATTGAGTTTCGCCCCATTGAAAAA GTGGAACATGTAGTGTTAGATGATGATAATGTGGATATGCAAACCATATCAGAATCAGATGACACATATTGGGAAAAAAAATTGCCAAATAATTATGATGACATAATCAAATGTTCAGAAGATGATTTGAAATGGACAACCAAGAAGGAACTCTACTCTATTCTTTGCAAAGGGTTCCTAATGAGTAATGGTCAAGGG TGGTTTTCTCTTGCTAAAAATGGGAAGAGATGTCTTATGCTACCAGCAAGATACACACTTCTTGAAAAACAGTGGAAATGGAAGCATCATGAAGAATCAAG ATTTGAAGACGTGGCTTATAGTCCTGATCAACCTTTCAGTATCGTATACAATATTAAGACTGAAATATTGTCACCTGCAACAACATATGCATGTTACCTTGTCTACAAACTGCCAGAAAACAGCCCTGAGGTTTTAGACACTTATGAGTTTATTATGCAAGTGAGGGAAAATTATGATGATAAAACAAACTGGAGACTACAGGATGAGAAATGTGGGTTTATCTATATGCTTAATCCTCAAACTCCAGTTATTCGACCAAAGGCCGGCCAAAACTCCCACAAGCCTATGAATAGACCTAAACTGAAAGGCATTCCAAAACAAAGGAGCGATGGTTGGATGGAAGTTCAAGTATGGGAATTTCAAACTGGTAAATCCAAGGAAATAATATCTATGCGTGTTAGCTTAGGCACTATCTATTACGGATTTTTTAAAGTGCTCACTGTGCAAGGCATTGAGTTTAGACCTGAATAG
- the LOC110930075 gene encoding putative ubiquitin-like-specific protease 1B: MGALASNRNKRDASSQSPDYNLHIAKKLKCSSQIDSKKVSRSSVSRLSLYPQKITPITREVHAPCRFISGFLKRLFTYSSGIVRQKSVVSGDHMGNALYAKYSKYSKYNFAKESANGRCKDVVFKEDNDVVEVINVDEDESVEDDDEEEDDSGSSSVDVVEMVEDERECSNVSVETEQIVARYRELDRKGASTSSLNHRGSDDMDVDVGLPLHKRLMNECGEKRNLSLRRLKFDIKVLETKRALLQQSRPAKKKEDVENDPFKPLTEEEGDLVANALSYSNRNKVLVTHENSNITITGEVLQCLRPYAWLNDEVINVYLELLKERENREPKKFLKCHFFNTFFYKKLVSGRSGYDYNSVRRWTTQKKLGYGLLECDKIFVPIHKEIHWCLAVINKKEEKFQYLDSLGGADTKVLRTLAQYITDEVKDKTGKNIDVTSWEQEFVTDLPNQENGYDCGMFMIKYADFYSRDIGLCFNQEHMPYFRVRTAKEILKLRAN; the protein is encoded by the exons ATGGGCGCATTAGCCAGTAATCGCAACAAGCGTGACGCATCATCTCAATCTCCCGATTACAATCTTCACATTGCTAAGAAACTCAAATGTTCATCTCAAATAGATTCAAAGAAAGTCTCAAGAAGTTCTGTATCAAGACTCAGTCTTTATCCCCAAAAGATAACACCAATTACTAGAGAAGTTCATGCTCCTTGTAGATTCATCAGTGGGTTTCTAAAAAGATTGTTTACTTATTCAAGTGGAATTGTTAGACAAAAATCTGTTGTTTCTGGTGATCATATGGGGAATGCTCTGTATGCTAAGTATTCTAAGTATTCAAAGTATAATTTTGCAAAGGAATCTGCAAATGGTAGGTGTAAAGATGTTGTTTTTAAAGAGGATAATGATGTTGTTGAGGTTATTAATGTTGATGAAGATGAgagtgttgaagatgatgatgaggaggaggaTGATTCGGGTAGTTCGAGTGTTGATGTGGTTGAAATGGTGGAGGATGAGAGAGAATGTAGTAATGTTTCGGTTGAGACGGAACAGATAGTGGCAAGATATAGGGAGTTGGATCGAAAGGGGGCGTCTACTTCTTCGTTGAATCATCGGGGTTCGGATGATATGGATGTAGATGTGGGTTTGCCTTTACATAAGAGGTTGATGAATGAATGTGGTGAGAAACGGAATTTAAGTTTGAGGAGATTAAAGTTTGATATTAAGGTACTAGAGACAAAGCGAGCTTTACTTCAACAATCGCGTCCTGCTAAGAAAAAAGAG GATGTAGAAAATGACCCTTTTAAGCCTCTTACCGAGGAAGAAGGTGACTTGGTTGCTAATGCATTATCTTATTCTAATCG GAATAAGGTTTTGGTCACTCACGAGAACTCAAATATTACGATCACAGGGGAAGTTCTGCAATGTTTGAGACCTTATGCATGGTTAAACGATGAG GTCATCAATGTCTATCTTGAGTTGCTGAAAGAGAGAGAAAATAGGGAGCCCAAAAAGTTTTTGAAGTGCCATTTCTTCAATACATTTTTCTACAAGAAG TTAGTTAGTGGAAGGAGCGGCTATGATTATAATTCAGTAAGAAGATGGACTACCCAAAAGAAGTTGGGATACGGTCTTCTTGAGTGTGACAAG ATATTTGTCCCTATCCACAAAGAAATACATTGGTGTTTAGCTGTTATCaacaaaaaagaagaaaaattCCAGTATCTTGACTCACTTGGAGGAGCTGACACGAAAGTATTAAGAACGTTG GCCCAGTACATTACAGACGAAGTAAAAGATAAGACTGGTAAAAATATTGATGTTACTTCTTGGGAGCAAGAGTTTGTCACCGACCTTCCCAATCAAGAGAACGG GTACGACTGTGGTATGTTCATGATTAAATATGCAGACTTCTATAGCAGGGACATAGGACTATGCTTCAACCAG GAGCATATGCCATATTTTAGAGTGAGGACTGCAAAGGAGATATTGAAATTGAGAGCCAACTGA
- the LOC110930076 gene encoding kinesin-like protein KIN-13A has translation MGGGQMQQRNAASLYDQPADGNAGPASDAGDAVMARWLQSAGLQHLASPVAASNGVDQRLLPNLLMQGYGAQSAEEKQRLFKLMRNLNFGGESGSEPFSPTAKGSGGIGASDGFYSPDFRGDFGAGLLDLHSMDDTELLTENVFSEPFEQSSFIPAIPKAVDDYDVLPSRQQRGQADIDASYGLPTLEKEISSRENNVAKIKVVVRKRPLNKKELARKEDDVVSVCANALTVHEPKLKVDLTAYVEKHEFCFDAVLDQQVTNDEVYRETVQPIIPIIFQRTKATCFAYGQTGSGKTYTMQPLPLRAAEDLVRLLHQPTYRDQKFKLWLSYFEIYGGKLYDLLSDRKKLCMREDGRQQVCIVGLQEFEVLDVQIVKEYIEKGSNARSTGSTGANEESSRSHAILQLVVKKHNEVKDTRRNSNYDANESKNGKVVGKISFIDLAGSERGADTTDNDRQTRIEGAEINKSLLALKECIRALDNDQIHIPFRGSKLTEVLRDSFVGNSRTVMISCISPNAGSCEHTLNTLRYADRVKSLSKSGNSKKDQVGSSQTVNKESASANMLVSSDVDDTYEQHQEAKSMDASKRAPQRSYNATSDFEKQPPPSSSNYSFNDTGFDKEKVDVKSTYSGSNNQKVYSRPSSVEKEETVQKVSPPRRKSYKEEKLERDINWNKKDNGNEKSEKFGWLKREGNNTDIPTVSSKQQGSSIPNASYTASKQSEPEQLHDENVNEILEEEEALIAAHRKEIEDTMEIVREEMKLLAEVDKPGSLIDNYVTQLSFVLSRKAASLVSLQARLARFQHRLKEQEILSRKIAPR, from the exons ATGGGCGGCGGCCAGATGCAACAGAGAAATGCGGCTTCTCTGTATGATCAACCTGCAGACGGTAATGCAGGTCCTGCTAGTGATGCTGGAGATGCCGTCATGGCGAGATGGCTCCAGTCTGCAGGTTTACAGCATCTGGCCTCGCCTGTGGCGGCATCTAATGGTGTTGATCAACGCCTTCTACCAAATCTTCTCATGCAG GGCTATGGAGCACAATCTGCCGAAGAGAAGCAAAGGCTTTTTAAACTAATGAGGAACCTTAATTTTGGTGGTGAATCTGGTTCTGAGCCCTTCTCTCCTACAGCCAAAGGTTCGGGAGGAATTGGTGCATCAGATGGATTTTATTCACCTGATTTCAGAGGTGATTTTGGAGCAGGGCTATTGGATTTACATTCTATGGATGACACTGAACTTCTTACAGAG AATGTTTTTTCAGAACCATTTGAGCAATCATCTTTTATTCCTGCTATTCCTAAAGCAGTTGACGACTATGATGTTCTACCCAGCCGGCAGCAAAGAGGACAAGCAGATATAGATGCTTCTTATGGATTACCTACACTTGAAAAAGAAATCAGTTCAAGGGAAAATAATGTGGCTAAGATTAAAGTTGTG GTGCGTAAAAGACCACTGAATAAGAAGGAACTTGCTCGTAAGGAGGATGATGTTGTGAGTGTATGTGCAAATGCTCTAACCGTCCATGAACCCAAGCTAAAG gtCGACCTGACTGCTTATGTGGAGAAACATGAATTCTGTTTTGATGCTGTTCTTGACCAGCAAGTAACCAATGATGAG GTTTATCGCGAAACTGTACAGCCAATCATCCCCATAATATTTCAAAGGACCAAAGCAACTTGTTTTGCTTATGGTCAGACAG GAAGTGGTAAGACATATACAATGCAACCATTACCTCTTAGAGCTGCAGAAGATCTTGTGAGATTATTACATCAACCAACTTATCGTGATCAAAAGTTCAAGCTATGGCTTAGTTACTTCGAGATCTACGGTGGAAAACTCTATGATCTGCTGAGTGATAGAAA GAAACTTTGCATGAGAGAAGATGGAAGGCAACAAGTTTGCATTGTTGGATTGCAAGAATTTGAAGTGTTAGATGTACAGATTGTTAAAGAATACATTGAAAAAGGGAGCAATGCTAGAAGTACGGGATCTACCGGGGCTAATGAGGAATCTTCAAGATCGCATGCAATATTACAACTAGTTGTTAAAAAACACAATGAGGTAAAGGATACCAGAAGGAATAGTAATTATGATGCCAATGAATCCAAGAATGGGAAAGTTGTTGGGAAAATCTCGTTCATTGATCTTGCTGGCAGTGAAAGAGGTGCTGATACAACTGATAATGACCGACAAACACG GATTGAAGGTGCTGAAATCAACAAGAGTCTTTTGGCTCTTAAAGAGTGCATTCGTGCACTTGACAACGACCAGATTCATATCCCGTTTCGTGGAAGTAAACTAACTGAAGTTCTTCGTGATTCGTTTGTCGGGAATTCAAGGACTGTCATGATATCCTGCATTTCACCAAATGCTGGCTCTTGCGAACACACTCTCAATACCTTAAGATACGCTGATAg AGTTAAAAGTCTTTCAAAAAGTGGAAATTCCAAAAAAGATCAAGTTGGAAGTTCACAAACAGTTAATAAAGAATCTGCATCAGCAAATATGCTAGTTTCTTCTGATGTAGATGACACTTACGAGCAACATCAAGAAGCAAAATCTATGGATGCAAGTAAACGGGCCCCACAAAGATCTTACAATGCCACATCAGATTTTGAGAAACAACCTCCTCCAAGCTCTTCAAATTATTCCTTCAATGACACTGGCTTCGATAAGGAGAAAGTTGATGTAAAAAGTACTTATAGTGGCTCGAACAATCAGAAAGTATACTCGAGGCCAAGTTCTGTTGAAAAAGAAGAAACAGTGCAGAAGGTATCACCACCACGAAGAAAGAGTTATAAAGAAGAAAAGTTAGAAAGGGATATTAATTGGAACAAGAAAGATAACGGTAATGAAAAATCCGAGAAATTTGGGTGGTTAAAACGAGAGGGTAATAATACCGACATTCCAACCGTGAGTAGTAAGCAACAAGGATCAAGTATTCCCAATGCTAGTTATACGGCATCAAAACAGTCGGAACCCGAGCAGCTTCATGATGAGAATGTCAATGAAATACTTGAG GAAGAAGAAGCTTTAATTGCAGCTCACAGGAAAGAGATTGAAGATACGATGGAGATAGTGCGTGAA GAAATGAAATTGCTGGCGGAAGTTGACAAACCAGGCAGCCTTATTGACAATTACGTGACCCAATTGAGTTTTGTGCTGTCACGCAAAGCAGCAAGTCTTGTGAGCCTTCAAGCTCGACTTGCTAGATTCCAGCACCGACTCAAAGAGCAGGAGATTCTCAGCCGTAAAATAGCTCCTCGTTGA